Below is a window of Sulfitobacter sp. BSw21498 DNA.
CTGTCGTTGAAAAATTGGGTAAAACGGCGGCTTCGGCCGAAGATTTCCCGGCATTTATCGTAAATCGAATCTTGATGCCGATGATCAACGAAGCTGTTTATACGCTTTACGAAGGCGTGGGGTCGGTAGAGTCGATCGACAGCTCTTTGAAGCTTGGCGCGAACCACCCAATGGGCCCGCTAGAGCTTGCCGATTTCATCGGTCTGGACACCTGTCTGGCCATTATGAACGTGTTGCATGACGGTTTGGCTGATACGAAATATCGCCCTTGTCCCTTGCTCACCAAATATGTTGAAGCTGGATGGCTGGGGCGCAAAACGCAACGGGGTTTTTATGACTATCGCGGTGATGTCCCTGTTCCCACAAGGTAATTTATTGTTGAAAGCCCTGCGCCAGTTTGTCGACCGAACGGCTATCTGGTGAGTTTCATGCGATTTCTGACAGTCTCTTGCTACCATCGTGAAGCGGCTTGGAATCATAACTGGCAGGTCCGAGGGAGCTTTTGGCGAAGCGAAGAAGCTTTTTAAAGCGCCTCGGTATTCGCCCAGAAGAGTACCCGGGAACATCCTGCCGTCAGAATTTATGTATCACCTTAGCGTAAGGGTCCGCGTCGGAAATTGTCGGTCGCAGGGGATAGGTTAAACGGGCGTCGCTGTTAACCAGACGCCGCCCTCGGGACGCAGTGTCAATATCATGACCGGCTTAGGGTCTTTGCCGCTGACCGGGTTAAAACGGAAGCGTGATAGCAATGTTGCAAGGATAATCACGGCTTCCTGCTGCGCGAAGGAGGCACCGATACAAATTCGCGGACCGTCGCCAAACGGGAGATAGGCGTAGCGATCAATTGCCTTGCGATTGCGGAACCGGTCGGGGTCAAAAGCATCAGGGTTTTCCCATAGCAACCGATGGCGACCAAGTGCGTAAATCGGAATCATTACCGTATCGCCTGGCTTGACCTCTCTGTTGCTCAGAATGTCGTGCTTTTGTGCCGTGCGTGATATGATGCCGGCTGCCGGATATAGGCGGAGCGTTTCGTCAATGATTTGACGGATATAGGGCAGATGTTCGACATCCGCGCCGGTCGCTGCACGTCCTGCCAAGACACTTTGTGCTTCGGCGCGAGCTTTGTCCTGAACCGTTTGATCGAACCCGACCAGATATAGCGCCCATGACAAGGTGAGCGCGGTCGTCTCGTGCCCGGCGACGATAAATGTCAGTAAATTGTCCCGAAGCTCTGCCGTATTCATTTGGCGTTTGGTCTCGGGATCGACACCGCCAAGTAGCAGGTCCAGCAGGTCCGGCACCTCGCTAGTGCCGCGCTGCGCGCGCGCATTTATGGCGTCGTCGGCAATCCGCTTCATGTCCCGAAGAGCGCGACCAGACATCGCGCGCCCGG
It encodes the following:
- a CDS encoding cytochrome P450, which produces MDRPLPARVALINQPVGLFRSLAMARRNVLSIIPELAVKQPMVSGKMGKRWHMVMDPIAIREMLLDRVDDYPKSLVTKNLLRPAIGESLFIAEGAQWRWQRRAVAPAFSHRNMLNLSPIMTAAAERSADRIASAGPAAINLLDEMVTTTFDVISDVTFSGGDRFDRDAVHRAIDAYIAEAGKISLFDILGFPDWLPRPGRAMSGRALRDMKRIADDAINARAQRGTSEVPDLLDLLLGGVDPETKRQMNTAELRDNLLTFIVAGHETTALTLSWALYLVGFDQTVQDKARAEAQSVLAGRAATGADVEHLPYIRQIIDETLRLYPAAGIISRTAQKHDILSNREVKPGDTVMIPIYALGRHRLLWENPDAFDPDRFRNRKAIDRYAYLPFGDGPRICIGASFAQQEAVIILATLLSRFRFNPVSGKDPKPVMILTLRPEGGVWLTATPV